One window of the Chryseotalea sp. WA131a genome contains the following:
- the thrS gene encoding threonine--tRNA ligase — protein sequence MSLIKITLPDGSVKEFPQDIKGIEIAQSISEGLARNALSIEVNGEIWDLSRPINADASIKIFTWNDKGGKYAFWHSSAHLFAEALEALYPGVKFGIGPPIENGFYYDVDLGDIPFGDEELLAVEKKMIELAKQNNAFVRSDVSKAEALDYFTKKADPYKLELIDGLADGSITFYKQGNFVDLCRGPHIPTTGPIKAIKLLNVAGAYWRGNEKNKMLKRIYGITFPKQKELEEYLHMLEEAKKRDHRKLGKELELFAFSEKVGMGLPLWLPKGTVLRERLEQFMRRAQVRAGYDPVVTPHIGSKQLYITSGHYEKYGKDSFQPIHTPDENEEFLLKPMNCPHHCEIYKTKPRSYKDLPIRYAEFGTVYRYEQSGELHGLTRVRGFTQDDAHIFCRPDQVKQEFVKVIDLVLFVFKSLGFENYTAQVSLRDTENKAKYIGEDALWEKAEREIQEAADERGLTTVAVKGEAAFYGPKLDFMVKDALGRSWQLGTIQVDYQLPQRFELEYVGADNQKHTPVMIHRAPFGSLERFVAVLIEHCAGNFPLWLAPVQFSVLPISEKFNDYAQEVVNTLKQSDVRGILDDRDEKIGRKIRDSEVSKIPFMLIVGEKEASEGKVSVRKHGEGDKGAMALSEFVGTFSKEFGLPG from the coding sequence ATGAGTTTGATTAAGATCACATTGCCCGATGGCAGTGTAAAAGAATTTCCGCAAGACATAAAAGGTATTGAAATCGCGCAAAGCATCAGCGAAGGCCTGGCGCGCAATGCACTTTCTATTGAAGTGAATGGCGAGATATGGGATTTGAGCCGCCCAATCAATGCCGATGCTTCGATTAAAATATTTACGTGGAACGACAAAGGTGGCAAGTATGCTTTCTGGCATTCGAGTGCTCACCTGTTTGCCGAAGCATTAGAGGCATTGTACCCCGGAGTGAAATTCGGTATTGGTCCGCCCATCGAAAATGGTTTTTACTACGATGTGGATTTGGGAGACATTCCTTTTGGAGATGAAGAGTTGTTGGCGGTAGAAAAAAAGATGATCGAACTGGCGAAACAAAACAACGCCTTTGTTCGGAGTGATGTATCGAAAGCGGAGGCGTTAGATTACTTTACTAAAAAAGCAGATCCTTATAAATTAGAATTGATTGATGGCTTAGCCGATGGCTCCATTACCTTTTACAAACAAGGCAACTTTGTGGATTTATGCCGAGGGCCACACATCCCAACTACTGGCCCCATCAAGGCAATCAAGTTATTGAATGTGGCCGGGGCCTATTGGCGGGGCAACGAAAAAAATAAAATGCTTAAGCGCATTTATGGCATCACCTTCCCCAAGCAAAAAGAGCTCGAAGAATATCTGCACATGCTGGAGGAGGCCAAGAAACGTGACCACCGCAAGTTGGGCAAAGAGTTGGAGCTGTTTGCCTTTTCAGAAAAAGTGGGCATGGGCTTACCACTATGGTTGCCGAAAGGCACCGTGCTGCGCGAACGGCTAGAGCAATTTATGCGCAGGGCACAGGTGCGCGCAGGGTATGATCCTGTAGTAACGCCACATATCGGCAGCAAGCAATTATATATTACCTCTGGCCATTATGAAAAGTATGGCAAAGATTCGTTTCAACCCATCCACACGCCAGACGAGAACGAAGAGTTTTTGTTGAAGCCGATGAATTGCCCGCACCACTGCGAAATTTATAAAACTAAACCTCGGTCATATAAAGATCTTCCCATTCGCTATGCTGAGTTTGGTACGGTGTATCGGTATGAGCAAAGTGGCGAATTGCACGGCCTCACCCGTGTGCGTGGCTTTACGCAAGACGATGCGCACATCTTTTGCCGACCCGATCAAGTGAAGCAAGAGTTTGTTAAAGTAATTGACTTGGTATTATTTGTTTTCAAATCGTTGGGTTTTGAAAATTATACTGCCCAGGTTTCGTTGCGCGATACCGAGAACAAAGCCAAGTATATTGGTGAAGATGCGCTGTGGGAAAAAGCCGAGCGTGAAATTCAAGAAGCTGCTGACGAACGCGGATTGACGACTGTTGCCGTCAAAGGAGAAGCCGCTTTCTATGGCCCTAAGCTTGACTTTATGGTGAAAGATGCACTGGGCAGAAGCTGGCAGTTGGGCACTATACAAGTAGATTATCAGTTGCCGCAGCGATTTGAGTTAGAATATGTGGGAGCCGACAATCAGAAGCACACCCCCGTGATGATCCACCGTGCACCGTTTGGATCGCTGGAGCGATTTGTGGCGGTTTTGATTGAACATTGTGCGGGCAATTTCCCGCTTTGGTTGGCGCCCGTTCAGTTTTCTGTGTTGCCGATTTCAGAAAAGTTTAACGACTACGCACAAGAGGTGGTGAACACCCTGAAGCAAAGCGATGTACGCGGCATTTTGGATGATAGGGATGAAAAAATAGGTCGCAAGATTCGCGATTCAGAAGTAAGCAAGATACCTTTTATGCTGATTGTGGGCGAAAAAGAGGCTTCAGAGGGAAAAGTTTCGGTGCGTAAGCATGGTGAAGGAGATAAAGGAGCGATGGCCTTATCCGAGTTTGTAGGCACTTTTTCAAAGGAATTTGGACTTCCCGGCTAA
- a CDS encoding YdcF family protein, with the protein MRGKIVNRIAKILGICLVAAVVMLLVSNIWVVSSTQRLILTDYKKLPDSSLALVLGTSSRLTNGSPNPFFEDRIREAAKLYRLGKARHFVLSGDNRTKYYNEPQEMRKALMKAGVPANCITLDYAGLRTLDSIVRCKEIFGQSKIVIVTQPFHCYRAIFISRYFGIDAVALETHTEFPKSSVYMREYFARAKAVLDLYVFKTEPRHLGNKEPLTI; encoded by the coding sequence ATGAGGGGAAAAATCGTGAATAGGATTGCAAAGATATTAGGTATTTGTTTGGTGGCAGCAGTCGTTATGTTGTTGGTTTCAAACATATGGGTTGTCTCTAGCACGCAACGCCTAATCCTAACCGATTACAAAAAGCTTCCTGATAGCAGCCTGGCACTAGTGCTTGGCACCAGCAGCCGATTGACCAATGGCTCGCCCAATCCTTTTTTTGAAGATCGCATTCGTGAAGCTGCCAAGTTATATCGCCTTGGGAAGGCAAGGCATTTCGTGTTGAGTGGTGATAACCGAACCAAGTATTATAACGAACCACAAGAGATGCGTAAGGCGTTGATGAAAGCTGGTGTTCCTGCCAACTGCATTACCTTAGATTACGCAGGGCTGCGTACCCTGGATTCTATTGTGAGGTGCAAAGAAATTTTTGGTCAGAGCAAAATTGTTATCGTTACGCAACCCTTTCATTGTTATCGAGCAATTTTTATCAGCAGGTATTTTGGCATCGATGCGGTGGCGCTCGAAACGCACACCGAATTTCCCAAGAGTTCTGTTTATATGCGTGAATATTTTGCTCGGGCTAAGGCGGTGCTAGATTTATATGTTTTCAAAACTGAGCCGCGGCATTTGGGGAACAAAGAGCCCTTAACAATCTGA
- a CDS encoding ABC transporter ATP-binding protein, producing the protein MPMLDVNNVSKKGLGSFQLKGIGFTQSIGQRIALVGETGSGKSTLLKIIAGLEDADGGTVTLNEEIVKGPAQLLVAGHPRIAYLPQYFELPKFLRVEQVLEYANHLSKNQAQNLFRFCRIQHLLTRKTNELSGGERQRIALCRLLISKPTLLLLDEPFSNLDRIMKQTLKEVLAEIEQKLSITIILVSHDPSDTLPWADWMMVLKNGKVVQKGLPFEIYNKPKSEYVAALLGDYSVHGKSKTITRPEEWKIKKDKNGKGTVMNISWMGSYALVSVKKGDDVILIYTQSVNLQIGDKVKVETKN; encoded by the coding sequence ATGCCAATGTTAGACGTTAACAATGTTTCGAAAAAAGGCCTCGGTAGCTTCCAATTAAAAGGCATTGGTTTTACCCAATCTATTGGCCAGCGGATTGCTTTGGTGGGTGAGACAGGTTCTGGAAAAAGTACATTGCTCAAAATCATTGCTGGCTTGGAAGATGCCGATGGTGGAACAGTAACGTTGAATGAAGAGATTGTAAAAGGGCCTGCTCAATTATTGGTAGCGGGCCATCCTCGGATAGCGTATTTACCACAGTATTTTGAGTTGCCTAAGTTTCTTCGTGTGGAGCAAGTATTGGAGTATGCCAATCACCTTTCGAAAAACCAAGCCCAAAATTTGTTTCGCTTTTGTCGCATCCAGCATTTACTTACGCGAAAGACCAATGAATTATCGGGTGGTGAGAGACAACGAATAGCCTTGTGTAGGTTGCTGATTTCAAAACCAACTTTATTGTTGTTGGACGAACCCTTCTCCAATCTCGATCGCATTATGAAGCAAACACTGAAAGAGGTGCTGGCTGAAATCGAGCAAAAACTGTCAATCACCATTATTCTTGTTTCGCACGATCCATCGGATACCTTGCCCTGGGCAGATTGGATGATGGTGCTCAAAAATGGAAAGGTTGTTCAAAAAGGATTGCCGTTTGAAATTTATAATAAACCTAAGTCTGAATACGTGGCTGCGCTCTTGGGTGATTATTCGGTTCACGGAAAATCCAAAACCATTACCAGGCCCGAAGAATGGAAAATCAAAAAGGATAAGAATGGAAAGGGCACTGTGATGAACATTTCGTGGATGGGCAGCTATGCTTTGGTGAGTGTGAAAAAGGGAGATGATGTAATATTGATTTACACTCAATCTGTGAATTTACAAATTGGTGATAAAGTAAAAGTTGAAACTAAAAATTAG
- a CDS encoding agmatinase family protein has translation MIKLLGIPFDGNSSYLKGPGQAPARIRQMEAEGSANTFCESGVDVRSGELYQDIGNIGFPDLSPKAVYQAIKNRIHQELRDDSKVLCLGGDHSVSFPIIEAYAEKHQPIHILHIDAHPDLYENFENNPYSHASPFARLMETRKIASLTQVGIRTFNSHQREQAKRYCVKVVEMKDFSFDFLKDLPSPLYLSFDMDALDPAYAPGVSHHEPGGLSTRQVLHIIQWLPNLIGADIVEYNPARDINNMTAMVGYKLMKEILVKMC, from the coding sequence ATGATAAAACTCCTCGGTATTCCATTCGATGGCAACTCGTCTTACTTGAAAGGTCCAGGTCAAGCGCCTGCGCGTATTCGGCAGATGGAAGCAGAAGGTTCTGCCAACACATTTTGCGAGAGCGGTGTAGATGTTCGCTCGGGAGAACTGTATCAAGACATCGGCAACATTGGCTTCCCCGATCTATCTCCGAAAGCTGTTTATCAGGCAATAAAAAATAGAATCCACCAAGAGCTTCGTGATGACAGTAAAGTTTTATGTTTGGGTGGCGACCATTCCGTGTCGTTTCCAATCATTGAAGCGTATGCTGAAAAACATCAACCCATTCACATCTTGCACATTGATGCGCATCCTGATCTGTACGAGAACTTTGAAAATAACCCATACTCGCACGCATCACCTTTTGCACGATTGATGGAGACCCGAAAAATTGCTTCGCTTACCCAAGTTGGCATCCGAACCTTTAATTCCCACCAGCGAGAGCAAGCGAAACGCTATTGCGTAAAAGTAGTGGAGATGAAAGACTTTTCGTTTGATTTTTTGAAAGACCTTCCATCGCCTTTGTATCTTTCATTTGATATGGATGCCTTAGACCCGGCCTATGCGCCAGGTGTTTCGCACCATGAGCCTGGTGGGTTATCCACCCGTCAAGTACTCCACATTATCCAGTGGTTACCGAATTTAATAGGGGCAGATATAGTTGAGTACAATCCTGCACGTGACATCAACAACATGACGGCCATGGTAGGGTATAAGTTGATGAAAGAGATTTTGGTAAAGATGTGCTGA
- a CDS encoding glycoside hydrolase family 1 protein, whose translation MQYLFPKDFMFGTSTAAAQIETPFEHDWQGVKAKDGSVFDRTTDHELRLKEDAKIIASLAPYYRMGLQWSKLQREPMGNFDGESVREYTAFLDDLLKRNVKIMMVLHHFTNPKWFAALGGWEKEENAHYWVDFAIKVVDTFGKYVSHWNTFNEPNVYASFGWITGDFPPFKNNPVLAAKVVKNMGKAHDEVYDYIKQKFPHQPIGISLNTVVFHPENMLGWFPARLGDWWFMEWVPQHFEKADFFGMSYYARLPHDPLPITGIDHQEKLKAMGRRHDDMWEYYPEGLRICMDRYWKKYKKPIIITENGVADESDSLRQHAIADYAKIIHQALQDGIDVQGYFWWSTWDNFEWHLGPAMKFGLYTCDWETKERKPKASAKIYAKLAHLRMLETVDEEISDPVAEGAIS comes from the coding sequence ATGCAATACCTCTTCCCCAAAGATTTTATGTTTGGAACCAGCACGGCTGCCGCGCAAATTGAAACTCCGTTTGAGCACGATTGGCAGGGCGTAAAGGCAAAGGACGGCTCTGTATTTGATCGAACCACCGACCACGAACTTCGGTTGAAAGAAGATGCCAAAATCATTGCCTCACTGGCTCCTTACTATCGGATGGGCTTGCAATGGAGCAAATTGCAACGCGAGCCGATGGGGAATTTTGACGGTGAATCGGTGCGCGAGTACACTGCATTTTTAGATGACTTGCTCAAGCGGAATGTAAAAATCATGATGGTGCTGCACCATTTTACCAATCCCAAATGGTTTGCTGCCCTTGGCGGATGGGAGAAAGAAGAAAACGCACATTATTGGGTTGACTTTGCCATAAAAGTGGTGGACACTTTTGGAAAGTACGTAAGCCATTGGAACACCTTCAATGAACCCAACGTGTATGCAAGCTTTGGCTGGATCACGGGCGATTTTCCTCCTTTTAAAAACAACCCGGTTTTGGCTGCCAAAGTGGTGAAAAACATGGGCAAAGCACACGATGAGGTGTACGATTACATCAAACAAAAATTTCCGCACCAACCGATTGGCATTTCGCTAAATACGGTGGTATTTCACCCTGAAAATATGTTGGGTTGGTTTCCGGCCCGTTTGGGCGATTGGTGGTTTATGGAATGGGTGCCGCAACACTTTGAAAAAGCAGATTTTTTTGGGATGAGCTACTACGCTCGTCTGCCGCACGATCCGTTGCCCATTACTGGCATTGATCACCAAGAAAAATTGAAAGCAATGGGTAGGCGGCATGACGATATGTGGGAGTATTATCCAGAAGGTTTGCGTATTTGTATGGATCGCTATTGGAAGAAATACAAAAAGCCCATCATCATTACCGAAAATGGAGTAGCCGATGAAAGTGATTCATTGCGCCAACACGCCATTGCAGATTACGCGAAAATTATTCACCAAGCCCTGCAAGATGGCATTGATGTGCAAGGTTATTTTTGGTGGAGCACATGGGATAACTTTGAGTGGCATTTAGGGCCAGCGATGAAATTCGGATTGTATACTTGTGATTGGGAAACAAAAGAACGGAAGCCCAAAGCAAGCGCCAAAATTTATGCTAAGCTGGCACACCTAAGAATGTTAGAAACCGTTGATGAAGAAATTAGCGATCCTGTAGCAGAAGGTGCGATTAGCTAA
- the infC gene encoding translation initiation factor IF-3, translating into MYQGGGNRPSNTGGRPYVRGPRRVVEEPYRVNERILAPKVRVVGENIKVDVYPTPVAIKMAQEQSLDLVEISPNADPPVCKIVDYSKFKYEQKKKQKEIKAHAQKTILKEIRFGPNTDDHDFNFKVKHAENFLKEGAKVKSYVHFAGRSIVYKERGEILLLKFATALEEWGKVESMPKLEGKRMYLMMAPKGKAGK; encoded by the coding sequence ATATATCAAGGTGGCGGTAATCGCCCAAGTAACACTGGAGGAAGGCCTTATGTAAGAGGTCCACGCAGAGTTGTAGAAGAACCCTATCGCGTAAACGAAAGAATTCTTGCCCCCAAGGTAAGGGTGGTAGGTGAAAACATTAAAGTGGATGTTTATCCCACACCTGTAGCCATTAAAATGGCACAAGAGCAAAGTTTGGACTTGGTTGAGATTTCTCCCAATGCAGATCCTCCCGTTTGCAAGATTGTTGACTACAGCAAGTTTAAGTACGAGCAAAAGAAGAAGCAGAAAGAGATTAAGGCGCATGCCCAAAAGACCATTTTAAAAGAGATTCGTTTCGGCCCAAATACCGATGACCACGATTTCAATTTTAAAGTAAAGCATGCCGAAAACTTTTTGAAAGAAGGAGCGAAGGTAAAGTCATACGTGCATTTTGCCGGCCGCTCAATTGTGTATAAAGAACGGGGCGAGATTTTGTTGTTGAAGTTTGCAACCGCCTTGGAAGAATGGGGAAAGGTAGAATCGATGCCCAAGTTGGAAGGTAAGCGGATGTATTTGATGATGGCTCCCAAGGGCAAAGCTGGTAAATAG
- a CDS encoding carboxypeptidase-like regulatory domain-containing protein, producing MRRKVLLTISSFLFFVNFVIGQETIITGKVTDAGSGDPIPFANVIFKGTSIGATTDFDGNFKIKTNNPTDSVMASYIGYKSRTKVVKKGVAQVINFQLDEETTKLQEVVVKAGENPAFEILRKVVDNKSKNDKRNLTAFEYDTYAKMEIDADKISDKMRERKVMKKISQVLDSLDRIAGEDGKAILPLFISETVSKNYYRSDPQLKTEVIVKSKVNGLGVEDGAMITQLVGTSLQDYNFYMNWLNFSRKQLVSPIADGWRLYYDYDLSDSLMVDGYYCYRLDFFPRDAQALAFSGTMFITKDGYALKQIDASIGSTANINFIDKIRIQHTYEKIQDQAWLPVKSRVLISVGQLTANTTGMLAKFYMSHKNFVLNQPKQVKFYDQNIVLNEDAKLEEDDKVWDSLRHEPLTNTEKSVYHMIDTIQSIPIVKSYIDIVKVVLNGYYKTGKVFVGPYLGLFAINTLEGFRLQAGFKTNIKFSKKWVLGAQLAYGFGGIDPQRFDQRLKYTAFAKYIFEKRRWTSLTFRARHEVGRLGLDEDYVSEFPLFLFASRWGNYRAGFYYDEYRMTLERELFKGFTQRVAMRYYNFDPAFTFGYVVDPNLDIVNNNFQTSEIFLETRYARDQIYLQNDNDRIGLEQKKWPVFTFRYTHGFKGIAGSDFEYDKVRLNMTKRMKMGPLGNGYISITGEKVFGTLPFPLLSVHLGNESYIYAPVNFNLVGFGEFASDRYGSIQYRQNLEGFLSNKIPLLQRLKWRFLATANMLVGSMSDANFTNFAEVVQPSGKLPNVQAKRLDPNKPYMELGYGIENIFKFLRVDFIHRLSYLSDDQTRNFGVFFSVQFQL from the coding sequence GTGCGTAGAAAGGTTCTCTTAACTATATCTTCTTTTCTCTTCTTTGTAAATTTTGTAATAGGGCAAGAGACAATTATTACAGGAAAAGTCACGGACGCTGGTTCAGGTGACCCGATTCCATTTGCCAACGTAATTTTCAAGGGTACTTCAATCGGTGCCACCACCGATTTCGATGGCAATTTCAAAATCAAGACAAATAACCCTACCGATTCAGTAATGGCCTCCTATATCGGGTATAAATCCCGAACCAAGGTTGTGAAAAAGGGTGTTGCCCAGGTGATCAACTTTCAATTAGATGAAGAGACCACCAAGTTACAAGAAGTGGTGGTAAAGGCGGGCGAAAATCCAGCTTTCGAAATCTTGCGAAAAGTGGTTGACAACAAAAGCAAAAACGACAAACGCAACCTGACTGCTTTTGAGTATGATACCTACGCCAAAATGGAGATTGATGCAGACAAGATTTCGGATAAAATGCGCGAGCGCAAAGTAATGAAAAAAATCTCTCAAGTATTGGATAGCCTCGATCGCATTGCCGGTGAAGATGGTAAGGCCATTTTGCCTTTGTTTATTTCCGAAACAGTTTCTAAAAACTACTACCGCAGTGATCCACAGCTAAAGACGGAAGTCATTGTTAAATCGAAAGTGAATGGTTTGGGTGTAGAAGACGGTGCGATGATTACCCAGTTGGTAGGGACTTCCCTTCAAGACTATAACTTCTACATGAACTGGCTCAACTTTAGCCGCAAGCAATTGGTATCGCCTATTGCTGATGGCTGGCGGTTGTATTACGATTATGATTTGTCAGACAGCTTAATGGTAGATGGTTATTATTGTTATCGCCTAGACTTTTTCCCACGAGATGCACAAGCCTTGGCCTTTAGCGGCACCATGTTCATCACCAAAGATGGTTACGCACTCAAACAAATTGATGCTAGCATTGGTAGCACCGCCAACATCAACTTTATAGATAAGATCAGAATTCAGCATACCTACGAAAAAATTCAAGATCAAGCATGGCTTCCGGTAAAAAGCAGGGTGCTAATCAGCGTTGGGCAACTGACGGCCAACACCACTGGCATGTTGGCAAAGTTTTATATGAGCCATAAAAACTTTGTGCTCAATCAACCCAAGCAAGTAAAGTTTTACGATCAAAACATTGTCCTGAACGAAGATGCGAAACTAGAAGAAGATGACAAGGTATGGGATTCGCTTCGCCACGAACCATTGACAAACACTGAAAAAAGTGTGTACCACATGATTGATACCATTCAATCCATCCCAATTGTAAAGTCTTATATTGATATTGTGAAGGTAGTGTTGAATGGCTATTATAAAACAGGGAAAGTGTTTGTAGGGCCGTATTTAGGTTTATTTGCTATCAATACCCTTGAAGGATTTCGCTTGCAGGCTGGATTTAAAACCAATATTAAATTTAGTAAGAAGTGGGTGTTGGGCGCGCAGTTGGCTTATGGGTTTGGTGGAATTGATCCGCAGCGATTTGACCAGCGCTTGAAGTACACGGCCTTTGCCAAGTATATTTTTGAGAAAAGGCGTTGGACATCACTTACTTTTCGAGCGCGGCATGAAGTTGGCCGATTAGGTTTAGATGAGGACTATGTTTCTGAATTCCCATTGTTTCTATTCGCCAGTCGATGGGGAAATTACCGCGCTGGATTTTATTACGATGAGTACAGGATGACACTTGAACGAGAGTTGTTTAAAGGGTTTACGCAACGTGTGGCGATGCGCTATTATAATTTTGATCCGGCTTTCACTTTTGGCTACGTGGTCGATCCAAATCTCGACATTGTCAACAACAACTTTCAAACATCGGAGATCTTTTTAGAAACACGCTATGCGCGCGATCAAATCTATTTGCAAAATGACAACGACAGGATTGGGTTAGAGCAAAAGAAGTGGCCTGTTTTTACTTTCCGTTACACGCATGGATTTAAAGGCATTGCTGGCAGCGATTTTGAGTACGATAAGGTTCGATTGAATATGACCAAACGAATGAAAATGGGCCCTCTGGGTAATGGTTATATCAGTATCACTGGCGAAAAAGTATTTGGCACATTGCCTTTTCCTTTGCTTTCAGTTCATCTTGGTAACGAATCGTACATCTATGCCCCTGTCAATTTTAATTTGGTTGGCTTTGGCGAATTTGCCAGCGATCGATATGGCTCGATTCAATATCGACAGAACTTAGAAGGATTTCTGTCCAACAAAATCCCCTTACTTCAGCGATTGAAATGGCGCTTTTTGGCCACAGCCAATATGTTGGTAGGATCTATGAGTGATGCCAACTTTACCAACTTTGCAGAAGTAGTGCAACCTTCTGGGAAATTGCCTAACGTGCAAGCGAAGAGGTTAGACCCCAACAAACCATATATGGAACTTGGTTATGGCATTGAAAACATCTTTAAATTTTTGCGTGTAGATTTTATTCATCGCCTTTCTTATTTAAGTGATGATCAAACCCGTAATTTTGGTGTATTCTTCTCTGTACAGTTTCAGTTGTGA
- a CDS encoding OmpA family protein, whose product MKKLLFAFCLFGLLKTYAQEITVQGNVVDALGSKAIKAKIKFKSYPTGGITGNFNDSTFSFAIFGSSKYQITAEAEGYIPRTVIIAPKEAVNGIIKRDIQLTSTGRAIRLEHLIFEMGRAVINPKSYDGLDELVAMMKENTKVVIQLEGHTDNIGNAQKNFELSEDRVEAVKKYLVSKGISKDRIKTKAFGGAQPVSNEKTEDARALNRRVEMRVLKD is encoded by the coding sequence ATGAAAAAACTCCTTTTTGCTTTCTGTTTATTTGGCTTGTTAAAAACGTATGCGCAAGAAATTACCGTGCAAGGCAATGTAGTTGATGCCCTTGGAAGCAAAGCCATCAAAGCAAAAATCAAATTCAAAAGCTATCCTACGGGTGGCATTACCGGTAATTTCAACGACAGCACTTTTTCATTTGCTATCTTTGGTTCATCCAAATATCAAATAACAGCCGAAGCAGAAGGGTACATTCCACGCACCGTAATTATTGCTCCGAAAGAAGCGGTCAATGGCATCATCAAACGCGATATTCAATTGACCTCCACAGGTCGTGCTATTCGCTTGGAGCATCTGATTTTTGAAATGGGTCGAGCAGTTATCAACCCAAAATCGTACGATGGGTTAGATGAACTGGTGGCCATGATGAAAGAAAATACCAAAGTGGTCATTCAATTGGAAGGCCACACCGATAACATTGGCAATGCGCAAAAGAACTTTGAATTATCTGAAGACCGTGTGGAAGCAGTAAAAAAATATTTAGTCTCAAAAGGAATCTCAAAAGATAGAATCAAAACAAAGGCTTTTGGTGGTGCACAACCAGTCAGCAATGAAAAAACCGAAGATGCCAGAGCATTGAATCGGAGAGTGGAGATGCGGGTGTTGAAGGATTAG
- a CDS encoding RNA methyltransferase, which translates to MDEKRQLIIDHLAHYLTDRRRETLERVLSLRTRHITLVLENIFQPHNISAVVRTSECMGMQDLHVVDNDNIYEVNKHVLKGSNKWIDIVRYKEKKANNIERCFTHLRTAGYKIYVTDPAVDGLPIHQIPIEEKFALVMGNEKEGVSEYALQHADRKVHIPMAGFTESMNISVSAAICLSTLLPKLRLSNTMWQLREEEKQIIRLQWLKKSIRRSDLIEQEFLRSIA; encoded by the coding sequence ATGGATGAAAAGCGGCAATTGATTATCGATCACCTAGCACACTACCTCACCGATCGCAGACGCGAAACGTTGGAGCGGGTGCTATCCTTGCGAACGCGTCACATTACGTTGGTTCTCGAAAATATTTTTCAACCGCATAATATCAGTGCGGTGGTGCGTACCAGCGAGTGCATGGGCATGCAAGATTTACATGTAGTAGATAATGATAACATCTATGAAGTCAACAAGCATGTGCTGAAAGGTTCCAACAAATGGATTGACATTGTTCGTTACAAAGAAAAAAAGGCCAATAATATAGAGCGATGTTTCACCCACTTAAGAACGGCTGGTTACAAGATATATGTTACCGACCCTGCCGTAGATGGTTTGCCAATCCATCAAATACCCATCGAAGAAAAATTTGCATTGGTGATGGGCAATGAAAAGGAAGGTGTCTCTGAGTATGCACTTCAGCACGCAGACAGAAAAGTACACATACCCATGGCTGGCTTTACCGAAAGCATGAATATCTCCGTAAGTGCTGCCATTTGCTTAAGCACGTTGCTTCCTAAACTCCGCTTGTCAAACACGATGTGGCAGTTACGTGAAGAGGAGAAACAAATCATCCGCTTGCAATGGCTCAAAAAATCCATTCGCAGGTCAGATCTTATTGAGCAAGAATTTCTCCGCTCGATTGCCTAA